The region AGCCAAAGGTTTGTCCTGGAAAGACCTTGCAAGGCCTTCCCTGAAAGGGGGGCTTTTCAAGCTCGAGGGGCTCTACTCCATTTTGAAGGAAATCGTTGGCGATGCCCGTATAGAAGAGCTTCCCCTCCCTTTCGGCCTTGCGGTTGTAAACTTGAGAACCCTAAAAGTGGAATTTAAACGGGAGGGCCCTCTTGCAGACCTGGTTGTGGCCTCCTGCTCGGTTCCCCCTCTTTTCTCTCCTTGGAAAGTAGGCAGCGACTACTACGCCGACGGCGGCCTCAGAAACTGCCTTCCCGCCGAAATGGCTAAGGCCGCCGGCGTTGAGTTAAACGTTTGTTGCAGCGTTAACGGCTACACCTACGCCTTTAACCCCAACTCCCTCCTCGACGTTGCCGTTAGGGCTTCCCTTGCCACCGTAATAGAGAACCAGGAAACCCGTGAGCGCTACTGTGATATCATTGTGAACCTTTCACTTGAAGGTAACCCCTTGAGCTTCGATATGGTAGAGCTCTTTTACAGAACCGGCTACGATGAAACCTTAAAAAAACTTGAAGGAGGGGTGCCTTGGCTGTAAAGGCCATTCACGCTTTCGTCTCGGGCAGGGTTCAGGGGGTAGGCTACAGGGCCTTTACCCGCAAGGTTGCAAGAGAGCTCGGGCTTGTGGGTTTCGTTCGCAACCTGCCCGACGGCAGAGTTGAAGTTTACGCGGAAGGGGAGGAGGAGAAGCTGCAGGAGCTCCTTCGGCACCTTAAGAAGGGGCCATATTTTGCGAGGGTAGACTCTATAGAGGTTACCACCACGGAGCCAAGAGGTGGCTATGAGGAGTTTGTTATTACTTATTAGCCTGCTGTTTGCTTGCAATGCGGCTTTGGGAGAGGTTATCTACCGGGTAAAGAGGGGAGATTCCCTCGGCAAAATAGCCCAGAAGTTCCACGTAACCGTAAGGGAGCTTAAAAGGGCCAACCGCCTTAAGGGGAATACCATATACGTGGGGCAGAAGCTCGTAATCCCCGTTAAATCTAACGGCCGTTTAAAAAGGGAGAAGAGCGCTACCAGAACCGTTTACAGAATTTATCGGGTAAAGCGGGGCGATACGCTGGGGAAAATCGCTGCCCGCTTTCACACAACCGTAAGGGAGCTTAAAAAGATTAACCGCCTCAGGAGTAACCGTATATACGTAGGGCAAAGGTTAAAGGTTCCCGTTAGAGTAAAAGTTGCTTCTGCATCCTCTTCTAAAGCCGCCACTTCGGCCGGAATCGTAAGAAAGGGAGGCGCCGTTTTCGTTCCCGAAGGGCTCACAAAGGTGCCGATATACAAGTATTACAGGGTTAAACGGGGCGATTCCGTTTTAAAAATTGCCAAAAAGCTCCACGTGTCGCCCCGAATGATAATAAGACTCAACCACCTTAAAAGACCTTACATACTCAGGCCCGGCCAGAGGTTGAAGATACTCGTAGGCTACAAAGACGTTCTCAAACTAAACAGACCCATAGCCTTCCGCTTCCCCCTCGACGGCCGCGTAGACCCAACCGTTAGAGAGAAGGGATACCCCGGTATATTCATACTCAGCCCTCCCGGGGCTCCTGTAAAGGCCGCCGAAACGGGAATAGTGAAGTTTGCAGGAGAAGACAGTAAGCTCCTTAAAGCCTACGGTAAAATGGTTATCATTCAGCACCCCGAAGGTTACAGAACGGTTTACGCAAACTTAGGCTCCATAGACGTAAAGCCCAATCAACTTGTGAAAAGGGGTCAGGTTATAGGCACTGCCGGCACCTCGGGAGTTTGGGGAAGGAGCGGCATCTACTTCGATATCAGTAAAGTTTACAGGGGGAAAACCTACCACATCAATCCGTTAGAAGTTTTAAAGTGATTGGCAGGCTTGGCCAGAACCCCTTTTGAACCTTTCGGCAGGCCCCGTTCGGCTTACGGCCGTAGAGTTTCTCTCTGCACTTGTGGTTTGAGCTTGTTCTAAAAGGAGATTTTAAAAGATTTGCTGCATTCCATCATAAAATCTTCAGAACCAGACTTTTTCATAGGGCCACAAGGTTTTCAGACTTTATATTAGATTATCATCATAAGCTTAATGGAGGTTCGCTGCACTTGACCCCCTTTTCACGCTGTTCTAATTTTGAGATAGCAGAAGCGGCTCTTTAACTTTCCGAATACGGCAAATGTGGGTTTGAAATGCCCTATAAGGGATTGTGACGTCAGGTGGTTGTAGAGGACGTAGTGGCCGTTGACGGGTTTGAAATGCCCTATAAGGGATTGTGACTTCGAGAACCATCTGGTTAACCCTCTGAGGAGTTACGTTTGAAATGCCCTATAAGGGATTGTGACACGCTTTCGAGGGCCGAAATCAGCTTCCCTGCTGCGGTTTGAAATGCCCTATAAGGGATTGTGACCAAGGGTGAGAGTCTGGGGCGTGTCGTTCATTACCGGGTTTGAAATGCCCTATAAGGGATTGTGACTTTTTACGAATAAGTTTTTCAAACCTGTGAGAAGCAAAGTTTGAAATGCCCTATAAGGGATTGTGACCCTCGTCTGGCCGACGGGCGGCGGTTGATTAGGTTCAGGTTTGAAATGCCCTATAAGGGATTGCGACGAGTAATCGTAGTCGTAGCGGACCACGGCACCCTATAAGGGATTGTGCCTTGCTTTTTCACGAACTCGGAGTAGGCCTTCTTAACGGTTTGAAACGCCCTACAAGGGATTACATCGGGCGGCTGTGGTGAGTGGAATAGCAGGGCTTTCCCTGAGCTCGGTTTTAATGGTTGCTTAAGCCTACTCTTTCCAGAAGGAGGGGAGCAGCAGGGTCAGAACAGACATTACCTCGAGCCTTCCTAAAACCATCTCTATGGAAAGGAGCAGTTTGTCTATCGGTGAGAAAAAGGCAAAGTTCCCTGCCGGCCCTACTTTTTCGAGCCCGGGGCCCGAGCCGGTTATACAGGCAACCGATGCCGAAAACGAGGTGATTATGTCGTGGCCGGAAAGGGAAATTAGGAACCCGAACAGCAGGGTTGTAGAGAAGAATATCGAGATAAACGCCCATATGTTGTTCATCAGCGAGTAGTCTACAACTTTCTTCCCGAGGACTATCCTGTAAACCATTCGCGGGTGAAGGGTTTTCTTCATCTCGTAGTAGGTGGTTTTTGCCATTGTTACTATTCTGAACTGCTTTAACCCTCCGGCTGTAGAGCCCGAGCTTCCCCCCATAATCTCAAGCAGCATCATTAAGGCCTGTGTAACCGGCGGCCACTTGGTGTAGTCGGCTACGCCAAAGCCTGTTGTTGTTATTGCAGATATAACTGCAAAGGAGCCGAACCTCAGGGCCTCAAGTAGCGAGTGGTAGGTCCCCTTAAAGTATAGAACCAAAGTGGTAAACGCTACGGCAAAAGCAACTATGGCCATAAAGGAGCGGAACTCGTAATAGGAGTAAATCGCTTTCAGCGAGCGGTTTTTAAGGGCCAGGTAGTAGGTGAGCAGGTTTGTGGCTCCTGCCAGCATGAAAAAGGAAACAATCACCTCTATAAGGGGGGAGTGGTATTCACCTATACTGCCGTTTTTCGTTGAGAACCCTCCCGTTGCTATTGTTGCAAAGGCGTGGTTAACTGCGTCGTAAAGGGGCATACCGGCCGCAACAAGGGCTATCACCTCTGCCGCCGTTAGAGCCACGTAAACGGCGAGAATCACCCTTGCCATCTCTTTAACTTTGGGAACGAGCCGCTCCTCTACCGCTTTCGACGCCTCGAACCGCATCAGTTGGGCTCCTCCCGCTCCGAAGGCCGGCAGAACCGAAAGGGAGAAGACAACGAACCCTACGCCCCCTATCCAGTGGGTTGTTGAGCGCCACAGTAGAACGCTCTTTGGTAGCGCCTCTATGTTTGTGAGAATAGAGGCTCCCGTGGTTGTAAAACCGGAAACCGATTCAAAGTAGGCGTCTATAAAGTTTTTTATTGCTCCGGTCTCCTGGTAGACAAGTGCCGATATCGCCGGGAACAGAAACCAGGTAAGGCTGACTGTAAGCAGGGCCTCTTTTATGTTCAGCTCCCCACCCTCTATCTGCAGGGCTATCAGGAACAGCGCCCCCGTAAGGGCTACGGGGTATAAGTAGTAGTGGAACAGGCCGTCTTTACACCAGAGGGAGTAGAAGAAGGGGATAAAGTAGGAGAGGCTCAGGAAAAAGAGTAAAGTGGCAACGTATTTGAATACCAGCTGAAACCTCATTGCCTACCTTCTCTTTACGCAGATAACCGTATCTCCGGGCTCAATTACCGTTTCCCCGGTTGCTAAGAGAACGGTGTTCCCCCTCTTTATGGCGATAATCAAATTGCACTCACCTTTTAGGAACTGCTTGGCCTCTTTCACTTTGAAAGACCTCTCTGCCGATACCCGAATCTCTATAACGTCTAAGTTCTCGGCAAGCTCCAGGAACTCCAAAACGGCCCTCTTGCTTAGGCTCCTGTAAACCTTAGAGGCTATGAGCTTCCTCGGAACTATCGGTATGTCAACGCCTATAGACTCTATAATCGTTTCGTATTCCGGGTGGAATATGAGGGCGCACGCCCTTTTGCACTTAAACTTCTTTGCGAGAATTGCAGAGAGAACGTTACTCTCTTCGTCGTCCGATACGGCAACCGTTAAGTCGGCCTTCTCTATCTCCTCTTCCTTCAAAAGCTCTACGTCGGTAGGTTCTCCGTGTAGAACCATAACGTTGGGAAACTTGCCTGCAATCTCCTCGCACACGCTGAGGTCCGGCGAGATGAACTTAACGGTTACCTCCTTCGTCTCAGAGAGCTTAAGGAGTATCTCGTCGGTGTAGCGTGAGTAACCCAAAACGAAAACCAGCCTTGTAGGTGTGTAGGATATCTGTAGGGTCTCAACCAGCCTGTAAACGTCTTGCTCTTTAACTGCAACGTAGATTTTATCCCCGGGGTAGAGGGTGGTTTTGCCGTTGGGTATCAGTATCTCTCCTTCCCTTTCTACCGCTACAACTGTAAACTCTACCGAGCGGCGCGCTTCTTGGAGCTCTTCGAGCCGTTTGCCGGCAAGGAAGTCCTCTACCTTAACTTCGTACTTGAAAATCAGGAGTCCTTCGTTTTCCAGCCTGCTTACAGACAGGGCAAAGGGGTAACGAACGGCCATTACAACCGTTGTGACCACCTCGCTTAAAACGTTAACCGTTTCGTAGCCCAAAAGCTCCTTTACCGGCGGAGACGAAAAGGCCTTATTGTTTACCCTTACGATGATGTGTTTCTTCTGAAACAGCGACCGTAGAAGAACCGCTATGGAAACGTTCTTTTCGTCGTTTTCGGTAACAACTATGAAAAGGTCGAAGTCTTTGACCTGCTTCAGGCAGTTAACTTCAAGGGCGTTGCAGGTAACCCCGAGAACGTCGTAGCTGTAGGCTATCTGCTCAACCTTTGAGGGGTCTACGTCTACTACGGCTACCTCGTAGCCCTCTTTAGAGAGCCTCTTTGCAAGGTAACTGCCGACAACGCCGGCTCCAATTATAGCTACGCGCATCGGACTCCTTCTCGGTTTTTTTAAAGTGGGGGCGCAGAGCCCCCACCATTATATTCCTACTGCGCGTAGCTGTGAAGGCCCGGAATTATAAGGTTTACG is a window of Thermovibrio ammonificans HB-1 DNA encoding:
- a CDS encoding patatin-like phospholipase family protein, with the translated sequence MRIGATLSGGFVKGVAHIGFLEALEYKGIPPSFVAGSSAGALVGALYSFGLSTKKILEIAKGLSWKDLARPSLKGGLFKLEGLYSILKEIVGDARIEELPLPFGLAVVNLRTLKVEFKREGPLADLVVASCSVPPLFSPWKVGSDYYADGGLRNCLPAEMAKAAGVELNVCCSVNGYTYAFNPNSLLDVAVRASLATVIENQETRERYCDIIVNLSLEGNPLSFDMVELFYRTGYDETLKKLEGGVPWL
- a CDS encoding acylphosphatase → MAVKAIHAFVSGRVQGVGYRAFTRKVARELGLVGFVRNLPDGRVEVYAEGEEEKLQELLRHLKKGPYFARVDSIEVTTTEPRGGYEEFVITY
- a CDS encoding LysM peptidoglycan-binding domain-containing M23 family metallopeptidase, which encodes MRSLLLLISLLFACNAALGEVIYRVKRGDSLGKIAQKFHVTVRELKRANRLKGNTIYVGQKLVIPVKSNGRLKREKSATRTVYRIYRVKRGDTLGKIAARFHTTVRELKKINRLRSNRIYVGQRLKVPVRVKVASASSSKAATSAGIVRKGGAVFVPEGLTKVPIYKYYRVKRGDSVLKIAKKLHVSPRMIIRLNHLKRPYILRPGQRLKILVGYKDVLKLNRPIAFRFPLDGRVDPTVREKGYPGIFILSPPGAPVKAAETGIVKFAGEDSKLLKAYGKMVIIQHPEGYRTVYANLGSIDVKPNQLVKRGQVIGTAGTSGVWGRSGIYFDISKVYRGKTYHINPLEVLK
- a CDS encoding TrkH family potassium uptake protein, which translates into the protein MRFQLVFKYVATLLFFLSLSYFIPFFYSLWCKDGLFHYYLYPVALTGALFLIALQIEGGELNIKEALLTVSLTWFLFPAISALVYQETGAIKNFIDAYFESVSGFTTTGASILTNIEALPKSVLLWRSTTHWIGGVGFVVFSLSVLPAFGAGGAQLMRFEASKAVEERLVPKVKEMARVILAVYVALTAAEVIALVAAGMPLYDAVNHAFATIATGGFSTKNGSIGEYHSPLIEVIVSFFMLAGATNLLTYYLALKNRSLKAIYSYYEFRSFMAIVAFAVAFTTLVLYFKGTYHSLLEALRFGSFAVISAITTTGFGVADYTKWPPVTQALMMLLEIMGGSSGSTAGGLKQFRIVTMAKTTYYEMKKTLHPRMVYRIVLGKKVVDYSLMNNIWAFISIFFSTTLLFGFLISLSGHDIITSFSASVACITGSGPGLEKVGPAGNFAFFSPIDKLLLSIEMVLGRLEVMSVLTLLLPSFWKE
- a CDS encoding NAD-binding protein; this encodes MRVAIIGAGVVGSYLAKRLSKEGYEVAVVDVDPSKVEQIAYSYDVLGVTCNALEVNCLKQVKDFDLFIVVTENDEKNVSIAVLLRSLFQKKHIIVRVNNKAFSSPPVKELLGYETVNVLSEVVTTVVMAVRYPFALSVSRLENEGLLIFKYEVKVEDFLAGKRLEELQEARRSVEFTVVAVEREGEILIPNGKTTLYPGDKIYVAVKEQDVYRLVETLQISYTPTRLVFVLGYSRYTDEILLKLSETKEVTVKFISPDLSVCEEIAGKFPNVMVLHGEPTDVELLKEEEIEKADLTVAVSDDEESNVLSAILAKKFKCKRACALIFHPEYETIIESIGVDIPIVPRKLIASKVYRSLSKRAVLEFLELAENLDVIEIRVSAERSFKVKEAKQFLKGECNLIIAIKRGNTVLLATGETVIEPGDTVICVKRR